The DNA region AGTAGTTTAAACATTCAGAACGGAGCTTGCGCAGTATTTGAAACTAGAACTCTCTACTATAAACAGAATTTTATTCTAGTCTGGAACGCCTCTCCATAAACATCAGCAAGTTCTAACCTATAACCAATAATTCGATCCGCTCCTTTCGTTTATGCTTTTAAAGCACTAAGAATTTCCATACAATCGGGAGAAATGTTCAGCCCTCTATGGAGCCATAATGAGCGACGTAAAACACTGTAAATTATTAATTCTTGGTTCTGGCCCAGCAGGTTACACCGCAGCAGTATACGCAGCGCGTGCTAACTTAAACCCTGTGCTAGTAACGGGAATGCAGCAAGGTGGTCAGCTAACGACCACAACTGAAGTAGAAAACTGGCCTGGTGACGCAGAAGGTCTTACTGGCCCAGGTTTGATGGAACGCATGAAAGAACACGCAGAACGATTCGAAACAGAAATCGTGTTCGATCACATCAACGAAGTGGATCTGTCTCAACGTCCATTCCGTCTAAAAGGTGACTCTGGTGAGTACACTTGTGATGCGTTAATCATCTCTACTGGCGCATCAGCGAAATACCTAGGTCTTGAATCTGAAGAAGCTTTCAAAGGCCGCGGCGTTTCTGCTTGTGCAACTTGTGATGGTTTCTTCTACCGCAATCAGAAAGTTGCGGTTGTGGGTGGTGGTAACACTGCTGTAGAAGAAGCGCTTTACCTATCAAACATTGCATCAGAAGTGCATCTGATCCACCGTCGCGATTCATTCCGCGCTGAGAAGATCCTTGTAAAACGCCTGATGGATAAAGTTGAAAGCGGCAATATAGTTCTTCACACTGACCATACACTAGATGAAGTGCTAGGCGACGACATGGGTGTAACGGGTGTTCGCATTAAAGACGTGAACAGCGGTGCGACAGAAGATATCGACGTAATGGGTGCATTCATCGCAATCGGTCACCAACCAAACACGCAAATCTTCGAAGGCCAAGTCGATATGAAAGATGGTTACATCCTCGTTCAATCCGGTCTTGAAGGTAACGCAACGCAAACAAGCATCGAAGGTGTGTTTGCAGCAGGCGATGTGATGGACCATAACTACCGTCAAGCAATCACCTCTGCAGGTA from Vibrio hyugaensis includes:
- the trxB gene encoding thioredoxin-disulfide reductase codes for the protein MSDVKHCKLLILGSGPAGYTAAVYAARANLNPVLVTGMQQGGQLTTTTEVENWPGDAEGLTGPGLMERMKEHAERFETEIVFDHINEVDLSQRPFRLKGDSGEYTCDALIISTGASAKYLGLESEEAFKGRGVSACATCDGFFYRNQKVAVVGGGNTAVEEALYLSNIASEVHLIHRRDSFRAEKILVKRLMDKVESGNIVLHTDHTLDEVLGDDMGVTGVRIKDVNSGATEDIDVMGAFIAIGHQPNTQIFEGQVDMKDGYILVQSGLEGNATQTSIEGVFAAGDVMDHNYRQAITSAGTGCMAALDAERFLDALTDK